The following is a genomic window from Sulfitobacter pontiacus.
CGCCAAAAGAATGCACGGGCGGTCGACCTATCCCCCCTCAGCCCCGAGGAAGAGATCTTGTTCAAGGACCGCTTTGCCATCGACATCGACACTGTGCGCCGCGTCTTTGCCAAAGGTTAAAGCGGCGGCAGCGGGCGGGTGGTGATGCGTTCACGGTAGAGTGTGAACAGCCCCGTCGCAGCGACGATAGATGCCCCGGCGAGTGTTGACGGCACCGGCCAGTCGCCGAACACCAACCACCCGAGAATAAGCGCCCAGATCAGCCCCGTATAGCGGAACGGCGCGATGAACGATACGTCGCCCACCCGCATCGTCTGCACGCTGAAATAATACCCCATCAGCACAAAGACCGCGGCCGCCGTAATGGCGACCCAATGCGCGGAAGAGACCGGAGCCCACGGCGTGGTGAACTGCGCGAAGGTCGAAAACCCCGTCACGGCCAGCACAGCGGCGAAGGTCACGGTCATCGACGGCACCTCTTTCGACAGGCGACGGGTGCTGAGGTCGCGCACGGTGACAAAGAACACCGCGATCAGCGCGTAGATCGACCAGATGTTGAAGCCCTCGGTGCCCGGCTTGACGATCAGCATCACGCCGAAGAACCCCACAAGGATCGCAGAGAAGCGCCGCCAGCCGACCTTTTCGCGATAGACCAGCGCCGCGCCCAAAGTCACCGTCAGCGGCAGGGACTGCAGAATGGCGCTAAGGTTCGCCAAGGGCATATTGAACAACGCGGTCACGAAGAAAAAGCTCGCCCCGACTTCGGCACCAGACCGGATTGCGACCAGTTTCCAATCGCGCCGGCTAAGACGCAGGTGCATCGGGCCGAGCCGCCCCCATAGCATCACGATCAACGAGATAGAGATCACACCGCGCAAGAACAGCAGTTGGAACAGGGGCACCGCCCCGCCGGTCGTCTTGGTCATCGTGTCGTTCAACACAAAGGCCGCCATGGAGCCCATCATGAAAAGTGCTCCGGCAAGGTTTGGCGACATCGGGTGGCTTTCAGTTTATTAGGTTGGCTTATCATTGGCGCAAGCCGCGGTGGAAAACCAGCCCACCGGCGCAAATTTTCGACGCTATTTCATCCCCCTGCCCCACAACGAAAAACCCCCGCCGATCTCTCGGCGGGGGCTCTGTTGGTCAGGTTTCAAGCCTAGGCTTAGCTGCGGCTTTCGTCGTCGCTGGGGACGTTGTCGAAGACATCGCCACCAACGACATCGTCGGCTGTAGGCTCTGGCGCGGCCAGACGTGCTGCGGCTTCGGCTTCTTCGCGACGGGCCTCGATGACCACGTTGTCACGATCTGTCGCAACCTTGCGCATCTGCTGCGTCGCACCACCGGTACCGGCTGGGATCAGACGGCCCACGATGACGTTCTCTTTCAGGCCAACCAGCTTGTCGCGCTTACCCTGAACCGATGCTTCGGTCAGAACGCGAGTGGTTTCCTGGAAGGACGCCGCCGAGATGAAGCTGCGGGTTTGCAGCGACGCCTTGGTGATCCCCAGCAGGATCGGTTCGCCCTGCGCAGGACGCCCGCCTTTGGACAGCGCTTTGGCACAGGCCTGGTCGAACTCTTGCTTGTCGACGTGTTCGCCTTTCAACAGGGTGGTATCACCGCTGTCCTGGACTTCCCACTTCTGCAACATCTGACGCACGATCACTTCGATATGCTTATCGTTGATCTTAACGCCCTGCAGACGATAAACATCCTGCACTTCGTCGATCATGTAGTCAGCCAGCGCTTCGACACCCATAATCGCGAGGATGTCATGCGGCGCGGGGTTGCCGTCCATGATGTAGTCGCCCTTCTGGACAAAGTCACCTTCCGCAACGGGAATGTGCTTACCCTTAGGCACCATGTATTCGACCTTGTGATCCGGATCCTCGGACGACTCGATCGAGATACGACGCTTGTTTTTGTAGTCCTTGCCGTAGCGGACGTAGCCGTCGATCTCGGCGATGATCGCGTGGTCTTTGGGGCGACGTGCCTCAAAGAGTTCCGCAACACGTGGCAGACCACCGGTAATATCCTTGGTCTTGGCACCTTCACGCGGGATACGCGCAACGATGTCACCGGCCTTGATTTCAGTCTGGTCCTCAACGGACAGAATGGCATCAACGGACATTGGGTAGGTCACCGGGTTGCCCGCATCGTTGCGGACCGGTTCGCCATCGGCATCTACCAGAATGATTTCCGGCTTCAGCTCATTGCCTTTCGGTGCTGCACGCCAGTCGATCACGATCTTCTGTGTCATACCGGTTGCATCATCGGTTTCATCCTTGACCGCGATCCCCGACGTCAGGTCGACGAACTTGGTCATACCGGATTTCTCCGCGATGATCGGCAGCGTGTAGGGGTCCCATTCGAACAGCTTGTCGCCGCGCAGGATCGACTGACCCTCCTTGACGAACAGCTTGGTCCCGTAGCCGACCTTGTGGCTGGCGCGCTCGTCGCCGTTATCATCAACGATGGCGAGCTTCATGTTCCGGCCCATTACCATGATCTCGCCTGCGGCGTTCTCAAGGGTTTGAGCGTTCTCGAACACAACCTTACCGGACTGCGATGCCTCGAGGAAGGACTGCTGGCCACCCTGCGCAACACCACCAATGTGGAATGTACGCATGGTCAGCTGCGTGCCGGGTTCACCGATCGACTGAGCAGCGATAATGCCGACAGCTTCACCTTGGTTCACCAGCGTACCGCGTGCAAGGTCACGACCATAGCACATGGCGCAGACGCCCTCTTCGGCCTCACAGGTCAGCGGGCTTCGGATCCGTGCGGATTGAACCGCTGCTTCGTCGATGATGTCAGCCAGACGTTCGTCGATCACAGTCTGCGCAGGCACCAACACTTCGTCGGTCCCGGGGCGCAGGATGTCATCCGCCGCAACGCGACCCAGCAGACGTTCCGCCAGCGAAGAGACGACCTCACCATCGTTCACAGCCGCTTCGGCCGTGATCGCGGTTTCGGTGCCACAGTCATGCATACGCACGATACAATCCTGTGCCACGTCCACCAGACGACGGGTCAGGTAACCCGAGTTCGCTGTTTTCAAAGCGGTATCCGACAGACCCTTACGGGCACCGTGGGTGGAGTTAAAGTACTCCAGAACGGTCAGACCTTCTTTAAAGTTCGAGATAATCGGAGTCTCGATGATGTCGCCGTTCGGCTTCGCCATCAGACCGCGCATCCCGCCCAGCTGTTTCATCTGTGTGACCGAGCCACGCGCACCGGAGTGCGCCATCATGTAGACCGAGTTCGGCTCCATCACCGCGCCGTCATCGTTGCGACGTTCGGCCGAAATGGCCCCCATCATCGCGTCGGTGACCTTGTCGTTACACTTGGACCAGGCGTCGACGACTTTGTTGTACTTTTCACCCTGAGTGATCAGGCCGTCCATGTACTGCTGTTCAAAGTCTTTAACCTGCTCGCGCGTTTCGTCCACCAATGTCCACTTGGTTTCCGGGATCAGCATGTCGTCCTTACCGAAGGAAATGCCGGCACGGAAAGCTTCACGGAAGCCCATGGTCATGATCTGGTCACAGAAGATAACGGATTCTTTCTGACCACAGTAGCGGTAGACCGTATCGATGACCTGCTGCACTTCTTTCTTACGCAGCAGACGGTTCACCAGATCGAACGGCGCTTTGGCGTTCAGCGGCAGCAACGCGCCAAGGCGGATACGGCCGGGCGTGGTGTCGTAACGCTTCATCACCTCGTTGCCTTCGGCATCGATCTGTTTGATCCGCGCCTTGATCTTGGAATGCAAGTGGATCGCACCGGCACCAAGCGCGTGCTCGACTTCCTCGACAGAGCCAAACACCATGCCTTCGCCCGGCATGCCTTCGCGTTCCAGGGTCGTGTAGTACAGACCCAAGATCATATCCTGCGACGGAACGATGATCGGCGCGCCGTTTGCTGGCGACAGAACGTTGTTCGTCGACATCATCAGGACGCGTGCTTCCAGCTGTGCTTCCAGCGAAAGCGGCACGTGCACAGCCATTTGGTCGCCGTCAAAGTCAGCGTTAAAGGCGGAACAGACCAGCGGGTGAAGCTGGATCGCTTTACCTTCGATCAGTACCGGTTCGAACGCCTGAATACCCAAACGGTGCAAGGTAGGCGCACGGTTCAGCATGACGGGGTGTTCGCGGATCACTTCGTCCAGGATGTCCCACACTTCGGGACGCTCTTTTTCCACCAACTTCTTGGCTTGCTTCACAGTGGAAGACAGACCTTTGGCCTCCAAGCGCGAGTAAATGAACGGCTTGAACAGCTCGAGCGCCATCTTCTTGGGCAGACCGCACTGGTGCAACTTCAGCTCGGGGCCGGTCACAATGACCGAACGGCCGGAGAAGTCGACGCGCTTACCCAAAAGGTTCTGACGGAAGCGACCTTGCTTACCTTTCAGCATGTCGGACAGCGACTTCAGCGGGCGCTTGTTGGCACCGGTGATAACGCGGCCGCGACGGCCGTTGTCGAACAAGGCATCGACGGATTCCTGCAACATCCGCTTTTCGTTGCGGACGATGATGTCAGGCGCGCGCAGTTCGATCAGACGCTTCAAGCGGTTGTTCCGGTTGATCACGCGGCGATACAGGTCGTTCAGATCCGACGTGGCGAAACGGCCACCGTCCAGCGGCACCAGCGGGCGCAGCTCTGGCGGGATCACGGGAATGACGGTCATGATCATCCACTCGGGCCGGTTGCCGGACTCGAGGAAGGATTCAACGACTTTCAGACGCTTGATGATCTTCTTGGGCTTCAGTTCGCCGGTCGCCTCTTTCAGATCGGCACGCAGCTGGTCTGCTTCGGCTTCCAGATCGATGGCGGCCAGCATTTCGCGGATCGCTTCGGCACCGATATTGGCGGTGAACGCGTCCATGCCATAGGCATCCTGCGCGTCCATATACTCTTCCTCGGTCATCATCTGACCATAGGTGAGGTCCGTCAGACCGGGTTCGATCACAACGTAGTTTTCAAAGTAAAGAACACGTTCCAGATCGCGCAGGGTCATGTCCAGCATCAGGCCGATGCGCGATGGCAGCGACTTGAGGAACCAGATGTGCGCAACTGGCGACGCCAGCTCGATGTGGCCCATACGCTCGCGGCGGACCTTTTGCAGCGTGACTTCGACACCACATTTCTCGCAGACAACGCCGCGATACTTCATGCGCTTATATTTACCGCACAGGCATTCGTAGTCTTTGATCGGGCCAAAGATACGCGCGCAGAACAGGCCGTCACGCTCTGGTTTGAACGTCCGGTAGTTAATGGTTTCTGGTTTCTTGATTTCACCGAACGACCACGACAGGATCCGCTCTGGCGATGCCAGAGAGACCTTGATTTCGTCGAACGTCTTCATCGGCGCGACGGGGTTGAACGGGTTGTTTGTCAGTTCCTGGTTCATCTTAAATCCTTAGATAAGTCTCGAAAGCGGAGGGAGTGAGGTGTTTCCTGCTTCAGGAAACGGTCCGGGGTTTATGAAAACCCCGGCGCGTGCCTCACTCGTCTTCCTCCGCATCCAGGAGTTCCATGTTCAGGCCAAGACCGCGTACCTCTTTCACAAGTACGTTGAACGATTCCGGAATACCGGCTTCGAAGTTGTCTTCGCCTTTGACGATGCTTTCATAGACCTTGGTCCGTCCGGCCACGTCATCCGATTTCACAGTCAGCATCTCCTGCAGGGTGTATGCAGCGCCGTAAGCTTCCAGAGCCCAGACCTCCATCTCACCGAAGCGCTGACCACCGAACTGCGCTTTACCGCCCAATGGCTGCTGGGTGACCAGCGAGTATGGACCAGTTGAACGCGCGTGGATTTTATCGTCCACAAGGTGGTGCAGTTTCAGCAGGTATTTCACGCCGACGGTCACCGGACGTGCAAACTGCTCGCCCGTGCGGCCGTCAAACAGGACCGACTGACCGGAGCTGTCGAAACCGGCCCGTGTCAGGCTGTCGTTCACATCCGCTTCCTTGGCACCATCGAATACCGGCGTGGCGATTGGGACACCGCGCGCGACGTTCTTGGCGGCGTCCAGCAATGTTTCCTCGTCCATACCCGAGATGCCTTCTTCGTAGACATCGTCGCCATAGGCGTGGTGCATTGCTTCGCGCACAGGTGTCAG
Proteins encoded in this region:
- a CDS encoding DMT family transporter yields the protein MSPNLAGALFMMGSMAAFVLNDTMTKTTGGAVPLFQLLFLRGVISISLIVMLWGRLGPMHLRLSRRDWKLVAIRSGAEVGASFFFVTALFNMPLANLSAILQSLPLTVTLGAALVYREKVGWRRFSAILVGFFGVMLIVKPGTEGFNIWSIYALIAVFFVTVRDLSTRRLSKEVPSMTVTFAAVLAVTGFSTFAQFTTPWAPVSSAHWVAITAAAVFVLMGYYFSVQTMRVGDVSFIAPFRYTGLIWALILGWLVFGDWPVPSTLAGASIVAATGLFTLYRERITTRPLPPL
- the rpoC gene encoding DNA-directed RNA polymerase subunit beta', which encodes MNQELTNNPFNPVAPMKTFDEIKVSLASPERILSWSFGEIKKPETINYRTFKPERDGLFCARIFGPIKDYECLCGKYKRMKYRGVVCEKCGVEVTLQKVRRERMGHIELASPVAHIWFLKSLPSRIGLMLDMTLRDLERVLYFENYVVIEPGLTDLTYGQMMTEEEYMDAQDAYGMDAFTANIGAEAIREMLAAIDLEAEADQLRADLKEATGELKPKKIIKRLKVVESFLESGNRPEWMIMTVIPVIPPELRPLVPLDGGRFATSDLNDLYRRVINRNNRLKRLIELRAPDIIVRNEKRMLQESVDALFDNGRRGRVITGANKRPLKSLSDMLKGKQGRFRQNLLGKRVDFSGRSVIVTGPELKLHQCGLPKKMALELFKPFIYSRLEAKGLSSTVKQAKKLVEKERPEVWDILDEVIREHPVMLNRAPTLHRLGIQAFEPVLIEGKAIQLHPLVCSAFNADFDGDQMAVHVPLSLEAQLEARVLMMSTNNVLSPANGAPIIVPSQDMILGLYYTTLEREGMPGEGMVFGSVEEVEHALGAGAIHLHSKIKARIKQIDAEGNEVMKRYDTTPGRIRLGALLPLNAKAPFDLVNRLLRKKEVQQVIDTVYRYCGQKESVIFCDQIMTMGFREAFRAGISFGKDDMLIPETKWTLVDETREQVKDFEQQYMDGLITQGEKYNKVVDAWSKCNDKVTDAMMGAISAERRNDDGAVMEPNSVYMMAHSGARGSVTQMKQLGGMRGLMAKPNGDIIETPIISNFKEGLTVLEYFNSTHGARKGLSDTALKTANSGYLTRRLVDVAQDCIVRMHDCGTETAITAEAAVNDGEVVSSLAERLLGRVAADDILRPGTDEVLVPAQTVIDERLADIIDEAAVQSARIRSPLTCEAEEGVCAMCYGRDLARGTLVNQGEAVGIIAAQSIGEPGTQLTMRTFHIGGVAQGGQQSFLEASQSGKVVFENAQTLENAAGEIMVMGRNMKLAIVDDNGDERASHKVGYGTKLFVKEGQSILRGDKLFEWDPYTLPIIAEKSGMTKFVDLTSGIAVKDETDDATGMTQKIVIDWRAAPKGNELKPEIILVDADGEPVRNDAGNPVTYPMSVDAILSVEDQTEIKAGDIVARIPREGAKTKDITGGLPRVAELFEARRPKDHAIIAEIDGYVRYGKDYKNKRRISIESSEDPDHKVEYMVPKGKHIPVAEGDFVQKGDYIMDGNPAPHDILAIMGVEALADYMIDEVQDVYRLQGVKINDKHIEVIVRQMLQKWEVQDSGDTTLLKGEHVDKQEFDQACAKALSKGGRPAQGEPILLGITKASLQTRSFISAASFQETTRVLTEASVQGKRDKLVGLKENVIVGRLIPAGTGGATQQMRKVATDRDNVVIEARREEAEAAARLAAPEPTADDVVGGDVFDNVPSDDESRS